TACagaaaaataatacattattattacacaattgacaaaaaatattgaCCAGAAACATCGTCCGCCATCTTTTGATACTATGATACGTAACTGCTGTTACGGAGATCACATTTACCCCAGtgaatatatgtttttatagaTTTAACTGTGTGACATTATTTCTAATTTGTGGACAAATCAGCCATTCAGTTTGAGTTTTTAGTATAACAAGCTCAGTATTAAAAGTTCTTTGTCTGGTTGTTCTAGAACTAAGCTAATTCACATATCTAAATACATTGATAtactgttgaaggtcgtacagtggcctatagttgtaaatttctgtgtcatttggtctcttgtggaaattgtctcattggcaatcctaccacatcttctttttatatgctgtatgggctttgctttttgttgaaggccgtatggtattaaacctattgttgttaatttgtgtcatatggtctcttatgaagagttatctcattggcaatcacaccacatcttcttttttatatgctgtatgggctttgctttttagtttttttgtctggttgtatgatattaaacctataatttctgtgtcaattgttCTCTTGTGAGgagtttctcattggcaatcacaccacatcttcttttttatatgctgtatgggctttgctttttcaatttttgttgtcTGGTTGTATGTAATtaaacctatagttgttaattgcggtgtcaattggtctcttgtggggagtttctcattggcaatcacaccaaatcttctttttcatatgctgtatgggctttacTTTTTGTTGAAGGCCTCATGGTAtttaacctatagttgttaatttcggtgtcattggtctcttatggagagttgtctcattggcaatcacaccacatcttcttttttatatgcggtatgggctttgctccttgttgaaggtcatatagtgacctatagttgttaattttggtgtcatttggtctcttgtggggaatggtctcattggcaatcataccacatcttcttttatctcaTTCATCTTCATTAGCTtttaagatatggtatgagtgccaatgagaaaactctccatccaagtcacaatttataaaagtaaaccattataggtcaatttacggtcttcaacacagagcctaggcttacaccaaacagcaagctataaagggacccaaaaattactagtgtaaaagcattcaaacggggaaaccaacggtctaatttatataaatacgAGAAATGAAATTAACACattctaaaacatttttcaaaattttattatttctgcttttgtaataaataaataaaacaatatatcacagacttattacaaaataaaatatttaacactGTTTGCTAATGTCACAATATGATAATGTATTGTCTAAATCATTACTTTGTTCACGATGCATAGTGTTATTACAATGGAACTCATATTTCCTGGTTTGCGAATATTTATTCTTCTGACATAATAAAGATACATTTTGATAAATCAATTAATACTATCATAAAAACAATTCAATCTAggtaataaaacattaaattgatTGAAACAATATCAATGGCAAAGTAGGAGGAATGATACTTTTATAATTGAGCTCCTAAAattctaaatttcaaaaattcctCTTCTTTTCAGTATCAGGCTTATCCTACTACACAAAGAATATGGTTACGAATAAAATATGGCCATTTTTTTTAGGAAAGTGTCAAATATAATGTCACATCAGTATCTTATCAATTAAAATTTCAGGATTATTCTACTTTTCCATCTTTTTAAAAGATATGATATGAGCATTGGttttgaagttacaaaaaaatgttgatCATATCTAAATGTCAATgagaaaacatgaaaatgagaatctttgtttgattttttgttgcatttttctTAGCAAAACTCTCAGTGCACTGTTCTTGATAAATAACATTCTTATATTGTGTGATAATATGCAGAAtgataatcaaaatcaaaattatgatttaaaaattaaataagtttATCTTCTAATTCAAAAGacataaactttataaaaatttataaaattaaaatttgactaGTTTAATGTCGTGATAATTCAAagatattgtattgtaaatttaACAATGGACAAATGTGAAATTTCTTGTCCTACATTGGTTCACAAGATAATTTGCACCAAACTTATACTAATTCCTTATACTTGCATGccatttaaagaaaacaataatgtcattatgtaattgaaaaaaaaccaaataattcCATTTCATCCAACATTTTAATacttttacttttctatattAATGTATTCATAGacatgataatcatgataatgcggTTTAATACATATTACTTATTTTATGCCATATAATTCATAGCACATAAATGTTCTAATGAATAAACTTCATGTTTATCTATATTTCAAAGAAGCACCCATCTGGAAACAAGATGCTAGCAATGATTTGCATGTAGATCATAAGGAAGACagtatttatcaattaaaaaaaatttaaaacaccaactttgttaaatttaaaaatgttagaGCAATAATTTCTGTAGAGCTGACTTATTCGGAAATTATCCAacatatgttttttgtttgttaatctAACTGTAATCATGTAGAGAACACAATTTCCCTGATTTTCACTATTTCATGATTTAgaaaccaacaatcctgtaatAAAGTTGTAACCTTAAAATGGAGCTGGTTTATATACTGAATTTCCTCTGTTTACCAGTTTGCAGTAGGCTATTCAGATTTGAAGGCTATCAGAACCAGGTTAAATATTGAGGTTACCCTCAATAAAACCAGTAAGTGATGAACCTATGAATTTTAATGAGAAACCTGACTAAGTgttaaatcattaaatagttcAGTCCTTCAATGAATGGTTTCTAAACCAGTTCGGTACTGGTTCATCACTGTAAACAACTGTTTGGATGTATGCTAGTCTTTTCTGTACTTTTGATCTGTAAAAAATAAGGCAAatgataatttgtataaaaaattaaatgtatttagCTAATATAAAGTTGTCAGAAGTTTTAAATGAGGACATTTTTCTCAAGTTTTGTAATAGGAAACAATTGCATGGTTTGGTTGCAAAGCACACCTTTCTTGCATGGTAAATTTGCCGTTTGTAAATACTCCATCTCCCTCTATATATAGTTAATTATATAACTTTATATGCTAAACCTCCCTTTTATTTTGGTTTCTTACATTTCCAAAAGAATGGTTCTGAAGTTAACTCTACATCATGGATACTCTCATTTAATGTGTGCACTTACTTGGAAATTTCTTTGCAGTACAGCATTGTAAgtgatttcaattttttacaaCCCTTGCGTAGATACTTCAAAGATTTATCTCTGAAAAATAAAGTTGTCATTACTGACCAGTATGAAGAACATATGAATTAAATAagaataataaataacaaaaaaaagttgACCCAGAGTACAAAGTTTTAATcataattttaatgttattgataatttaattcatatcaaatattttgttgcttattatcaatattattcaaattttaatctATCTATTATAGTTGTTGTGTCAGATAAACTACTAAAATTGGTAAAAATATCAACGTCAGATAATAACTCCTAAAAGGAGTAAACTGACTACTTCTTTGTAGATCTTGTCATGCCAATTTAATTTTTTGCACTTACAAGTTTAGCATAGtatttattgcgaaccctatgatagttttccatagattcacctgcaagttacctgtcgatttaaacttttgtaagttctattgttccatctaacaaatacaacaggtattgttctctgtatagttcatTCACcaagacctttaaatttcttctaggagaaatatatcactcattgattaatttacctgatcaaaaaattatctgtttttttattgaaatacttctataaactcacataaactgtatgcaatattgtatttattcaatatatcattaatacattttcaacctgttcaatataaaatctgatttaataataaaaagtttatttcagacacattttttagtattttccaatgaatttgcatgttttttttgttgttaatttatagactatgtttatgaagatcttaatttaaaaataataatattcaaatttttatttatcaaacacacaaaaatatttattgaatatttgatcagaaatcaacttttaatttttaaatcattattaatatagaacacattaaaaacaagtttttggttttgaataaatacaacaccacatgcagttttgtgagtcctttcttagtattggtataagtattttttcatcattgacagttcaattttttgttcaggtaaattaatcaatgagtgatatatttctcctagaagaaatttaaaggtcccagtgaataaactacacagagaacaatacctgttgtatttgttagatgggacaatagaactgccaaaagtttaaatcaacaggtaacttgcaggtgaatctatggaaaactatcatagggttcgctataaatactgtggattctttaTAATTTGTTGAATAACAACTTTTGTCGATTTCATTGGTTTAGGTGAACCAAGAAATTAAATGTTTTCAACAAATGAATTTTTTTCCATTAGCTTGTATACAAACTTAGGCAAAACcacaaattaaatatccacaTAGCTAAGTTTTCCTtattccacgaaaattggtacccacaaaaaatggatgaatccacagtatttagaTATAACTTGACATCATTTTAACAGCCAACTTCGATGTTGGTGACAAAGTTGTTGGGATTGACAGTTCCAAGTACTGACCGATATCCCTTACATATGAAGGTGCAAATTTTAGTCCATTACAAAGCTTTGAAGCATTAGAGACCAggttttacaaaatttcattccAACTACACATCCCTGATTAATACTTACGAGATATGAAGACAACCACTAATATCTAATGTGTTTAGGTATTTACAAACTCCTGATAAATACTGAATACTCATGTTGGTTATCTACAAAAAAGAATAGTTATTATTAAAAATACCCTTTTTTGGCAAATGTTTAATGTTATCAGTCATGACAAAGTAACCACTGCAATTTCTTAAGTAACTAAGAAACAAAACACTTTGACAATACATAAAAATCCAACAAAAAACACTTCAATATTAAATTGTCCCATCTGGTCTGAGGCTCTATAaaatttgaatgaataaaaactcaTGAAAGATTTGGACTCATTCCCAAAATTCACAGGAATTTCTAGGACCCACTGGTCTTTTAATCAATgaacctttataaaaaaaatattaaacttttaaatgtttCCCCTACATTTTGTGAACTAAGGTCCAAGACCAGGATGTCAGCACACCTTCTTCAAAGTGAACTTACATTTTTGCATCCGCATAAATTCAAAGCATTCAGATTCTGACAACAGAAAGCTAAGTTCTTTATGGCACCATCTGTTAtttgctgaaataaaaaaaaatctttagattATAATTGAGCTTATAATTTCCTATTTCAGAATACAAGAATTGATTATGAATACAATATGTAAATCAATAAAATCTTAAAACAGAAAGGTGTATGTGATGTTAGTCATAACCCTTAGAATTTTGCAGTCCAAGTTCTAAACAATTTTGGACACAAAAAAAGGAAAGTTATTATCATCTTATAATGTTATTTCAAAAAAACTGAATAAGACAgacacattttttattcaatattttactgATATTTGTGACTATGAATAGATGTGACATAAAATTGTCCTTTGTAAACTTACCCAACAGTGAGACAGATCTAATCTTTCTATTTCTTTACACTGCTGTGTAAATTTCTCCAACCCTAAGTCTGTAATGTCGATACATTCAGAGAGAGTTACATCCCTTAGTCTGTAATTGTTTCCAAGCAATGACAGagactgaaaaaaataaagtgaTGTGAATCAAAATTCATCTCAATCAGTATAACTATTATTCATAAAGAGATAACAAGCTAATATAAATCATTAAAAGTAGAAACTGAACAAACTAATATAAATCATTATAAGTTGGAACTGGAAAAAATTGGACATTCTATcagaattattttgaattatgcaaATTTCTTGGGTATAGAATTTACAAATAATAACATAAATTTAACTTCATAACTCCAACTGTTTGAGTACCTCCCAGAATATTAATACAAATTAGGCTTCCAAATCTTTGAATTTGCATATTCTTGGTAAAGATTTTTCTAGAAAGAGCAGGTTAAACACACCAAAATTAGtatgtttgatttttaaaatctacaaaatacTTACTTTGTCTGTAACTTTACATCCAGATATATCTAGAGAAGTCAAACTGTGCATCTGTCCAAGAATTTCTATACCATTCTCACTTATATGGTCGCAAAAACATAAACTGACATACGTCAAATGTTTTAACCTGTAATGATAAACCAAAACTTTTAGATGATGTATAAATGATAATATGTAAATCAGATGTTTATCTAAATTTTTCTAAATACTTCTTTATCATAACAAATTCATTTTAGAAAAACTGTAACTGTGAAAGCTGTatgctatataaaaaaaatgagataaagaaaaacaaaataatgccCCTTTAGTTTTATTACATATTGCATTTGCTAAAACTTTATTTGTTCTTGCATGGAATATGTCAGATCATATTGCAAACATGTACTTACTTTTTAAGCATATTAATGACAGAGAGTTCACTAACTCTGATACAGTTGGTCAGGTTTAATTCTCTGATTTTATCAGCTGAGTCTCCATCTGTCAATGGCCTAACTCCTCCATCACTTATCCTGTAACATTTATTGAATCTCATTATCTATTTTCATTATTatctatatttctttttaaaaatgaaaatatggtattttataaaagagggacgaaagtaccaaagggacagtcaaactcataaatctaaaacaaactgacaacgccatggctaaaaatgaaaaagacaaacaaacaacagcacacacgacacaacatagaaaactaaagaataaacaacatgaaccccatactgccaaaatctgctatgaaattttaatgaaaggaaaatgtattttatattcatgatagttgacttgtatttgtattataatttttttagtcTCTCATATctctttatagagtggctcttgttgttaacttgtgttttaaaaagctgtatattttatatgtaacaagtgatgagactttaataaagtatttttttcttgtcttgtcttgtctataGCCATTATCTAATTCCATCAAATAGATATCACTGGTATTTTTAATTCTCTTACTTAATGCTGGTTTACACctcatatttttccttttttcagtTTTCATTAGAACACATAATTTAGTAAAATAATAGTCTTACCATGAAGATAAGTTGCTACATAACACATTGAGCATAAATTCTTTATATGAATTCTGGTATATTTGCTTGATGTTAACAGATTTCAGCAAAATCCTCTCTCACTTAAAATTTACTATTTACCAATAATTTATTTTCCTACCTTACACAATCTGCAAAGTTAGCAACTCTCAATTCTTTACATGATGTCAGCTGTTTTAATGAAGCATCGGTCAGTCTTTGGCAGTCTGTTATATACAAATGAGTAAGACCTTGACATTGACCAATGGACTTCATTGCTACATCTGATATTCTCTGGTTAcctacaaataaatcaatacaCATCTCATAAAGCATTTAAAAATTCTGTTATTCCTACATTTTTCATAAAGTTTAACATTCATTTAATTCTAATGAACAACCGAACGacgtttttttcaaactaaaaataGTTGGTATCCTAAATAAGTCAAACTGAGCAGACCTTTTCAGAATTTTCACAAGTTTGATGTCTTGTACAGGttcatttaaaaacatttcatttataaaaatattgttttaagccccagtcccactagaccacgatcgcaccacgctcaccgcgatctaaaataaatttagatcgtggtgaggtcgcggtatgagcggcatgaaaatgtaaattttcgttgctttcacgatgctactacgtcctctctacgcttctacaaagatcccgctacgattataccacgttctcaccgcgcttattctgcgacctcactacgcttatcaagatctttctacgctcttcacgttcccactacgaccataccacgagttatcctattgcaacacgatcttgctgcgattataacacgttcttaccatgattatactacgttcatagcgcgatcttactacgttctcagcaataacgtcaacatcgtgttccatatcaatacagttcaattccttctgtctctgattaaatcgtagatttctcggaaacaatacagtcatgccaccaaaatctaccagtACATGTGGGCATGGTGGTAtgagttgatgtagaggcagagggagcaaagtaacgaatcctgatcaagcagagatgtcggaccgaccaatccaaccttaATTACaacatataggaagatgtggtatgagttccaatgagacaactctccatccaagtaacaatttataaaagtaaaccattataggccaaggtacggccttcaacacagagccttggctcacatcaatcagcacgttataaaggacccaaaatattactagtgttaaaccatttaaacgggaaaaccaacggtctaatttataaaaacgagaagcatggttgagccgttaaagcaaatggataattacattcaaacaaacaaaatctagggagtttttttatatattttatgtgaaaatgacaatgagaatgatggtcatagtgtgaacgtagtcaggtcgtaagaagtgcgtgatgaggacggcaagggcgtgctagaatcgtactatggtcgtgaacagcgtggtatagtcgtagtggaagcgtagtagggtcgcagtgagaacgtgatggtcgtagtgatgtcgtgataacgtcgctgtgcgatcgtagcgcagtctctccgaatagtatcacgctttcgctacgctctcgctgcgattgtacagcgaccgttgcgatcttactacgacctgatttcgccacaaccgcaccacgattgttttgaacatgttcaaagttggccacgctcttcacgatcttgaagacctcaccacgaccttACTGCATTCTACATGATCGCACTACGattatcaaaatttgcatttttttcacagatcgtagtgcgatcgtggcctagtgggactagggTATTAAATTGATGAAGCAAACAACATTGTGTCCATTGAACAGGCATAAAAAATATTCACATGTTTAAAAATCAAAGTTCTTGTTGCCCAACATCATAATACTAAATTTACTtcgtaattattttaaaataatgtacATACCTTCTGTTTTAAGTTTTTTGAGTCTCTTATGCTGTGCTAACTTTTTAAATGATTCGTCTGTAAGAAGTGGTGATCCTAACACAGAGACTGTGTGGATCTTTGTACATTTGTTGGCAAGGGCCTACaaacaaaatagtaaataatgcctATAAATATATCACTCTGTCTTTTAActgctaatataaaaaaaatattacagatatttctttttataattttttttattttgattaactACATTTAATATCCAATGGAGTACAGTATTGGTACTTTCCAAATTTCATACATTTAATACTCCATGAAtctgtttaataaaaaatattgggaTCTGCAAATAACATTACATTATAAAGCaccaaatattttatgttatatttgatcATTGTAAATCCTATTCACTATAGTATGTTTGTAACTTAGAAGCaaaagtttggttttttttgttgttttttttttaaatatgttgaacTTAGTTATGTCACTGGTTAATTATAGTATAGCTATAAACTTTAATATATTACAGACACTTAAATTTATCTTAAAACATGTGTTTCAAGACTTGTATTTATATCTTACACTTGTGTATAGGtgcaaaaaaacaaacttgaagCTGTCTAAAGTATTATATCTTCCTAATATTTAAAGGCTGAATTTTCATTTTGAACTCCTTATATGACTTACAATAACACATTCGTCTGTCAGAGTAGGGAAGTCATTTATAATCAGGGTCTGTAGATTAATGCATCCGTTCGCTAGACCTTTGAAACCATCAGGTGTTATCTAAAATGAAAAGTAAGGCATCAAAATAATTGGTATTCATATAAACGTTTAGACAATATTTAGACTATCATACACTCTATGCACTATGAAAGTTTTCAATAGTTAAGCCAAAATTTTTATTTCTACAACAATATTACAACTGTTCTCTGTTTTAACAGTATTTCCAATAGATATAAGGGAACATAAACATATTTCACCCTGCCAAATTGATTATGTACTTTTACTAAACCAGGAGTTTGTCGTACAGCAGTGGTCGTTACTGTCTGTCGTAATTGTTTTTCTAATATTGTTGTCTCAGAGATTGTTGTAAGCTTTAACTTTGggttttatcatttaaattgtttcacatttttttatcCCAAGTCTTGCTGCCTTTCAAtaagagtattttttttttgtgtgaagcGTTTGGTTTCCCTTACCAAAAACAATacgttaaaaaataaacaaattttcattattttatgaaTTTCCTTGTAGACTTATATTACTGTATTTGAATATATACCTGCAGACAACCTGATATGTCTAAATATTCCAACTTCTTGCTACATTTGGCACTTGCTAAATACATTAAACCTCTGTCTGTAAAGCTCTTACAGTAGGCTAAACTCAAAAACTGTAAATGCTGGCTGAACCttaaatgaacaaataaataaaagaaaatcaggTACATGTATTAGcatatcaaaaaaataaatataataacaaagTTTGTTGGAAACTTTCTGGCTTTTTCTACCAATTAAATTGACCATCACTAGTGCTGGAAGACACTCGTGCTGAAAAAtgcattaaacataaaaaatcaatcaatcatgatcctAAGTGAGAGCTGAAAACAGTGAAATGTGTCTCACAATATCTATTAAAGAGCTGTGCCATGAGCACATGATACACCATTACTTTTTCAACCAATTAAGTTCCATTAATTCtaaatgtcatatcagaaattaaaaaataaaaataaagggaGATTATTCTAATAGATATAAACCAGTccccaaagtttcatgaaaactgctgaAAGCACTTTTGAGTATTTGTCCTAAAACTTGAAAATCAACcctttttaaagaataaaatccTGTTACtcagaaacataaaatctaaatttatataaatctaaAGGGAGCTTTTGTCAATAGATATACACAACGGACGGACAGCTGACGGATGGACAACAAAATACCTTATTAAGCCCTGCAAAAAGGGTGTTTAAAAAGTCAATAGCTATATAAATAACAGGTATAAACTTACTTTGAAATATTTCTCAAAGTAGCATCTGTAATATTTGTGAGTGAGACATTAAGATATAATAGAATTTTACATCCTTGTAAGGCTATCTTCATTGAATcatccttaaaaaaaaaagaaaaaagtataaatacaataaaatgcaATACAATGGgctgttttaaatgaaaatttctgGTTGAAATGTTATATTCTTGTTTGATGCACTgcctttattttttctaaaatgtgACATTGAGCAAAATGTAATAAGTTAGTATTTTTCAAGCAACAATCAAGAAATAAcgtaaaaaatgtggtgcacactgttaaataatcctcacagtcatttcttataatttaattttaaatttcattttaaaccgtagaaaaacatgaaaaaacgttactttcaaaattaaattatttcttgtTAATCCAAATTGGCTGGAAACCATCATGGAAGGTACAATTCTAAGCAGCCTTCTAACAAGTGTCATATTCTGTCTAACCAACAATAGCTCCTGTGCATAATTTGAAAAATTCTGTCTAACTAGCAAAACTACTTGTAAAATGTTACATATGCTGTTAACATACATGCATAGCCATGGGACTTATTCTGGCTAATTTATATAAGCACCTGTTTACTGTGACTTACTACGCCAAACTTACATTAACACCTGTACATTGTGATAAATTAAGATCTTGTAGATTTCTACATTCGCTAATTCCTCTAAAAGTTGGTTCTCCTAATTTTGTACATCCTCTCAGGTTTACATGTATTAAATATGGCCGCCATTTCATCAAATGTTTTGTTGCTACTTTATCTGTTACTCTGAAATCAAAATATGACAAAGACTTTTAAATGATAGATATTTAACAAAATAAGCCTATAATGACTTGTCAATCTTTTTACACAAAGTTTTGACTGCTCCAACATTTATACTTATATGTCAGGTCATATGCAACTTTTCAGTTACCAGATATTTGtgttaaaataataataacttaAGCATCAAATAACAAAAGGAATATAAATTGCACATCATCTTTGTTGATTTTCAGATATTTTTCCTTACCACAGTGGTTTTCAAAAGGACATTCTTTTTGCACACCTCTTGTTTAGTTATGTCCTTTGTGTCCTCAAATATATTAATTCAACATTGTTTCATAAATATACTATAAGAATGCATTAAAGATCAAAGAAATATCTCCAAAATAAATCTAACATTTATTGTAATTAATTTTATAGTATATGATTAACTTCTTTGATGAATGAAAAAAGGTAACCAAAGAAGACTATTCCAAGAACAGTCTCCTGTCGGGAGAATACATTGACGTCTAGATATCTTTTTGTTGTTTCTgtcatttggttgctgtctcactgaTGATTATATtcctttattatatacttagtagtaaatacagataaattgtatgtgtaatacaatcattggcaagcttgctgtatcagccacctgtgatgatatcgatatcagcacagttacaaaagctttatcacacctttaatctgtatgaagtcacgtcatcgattgc
This sequence is a window from Mytilus edulis chromosome 1, xbMytEdul2.2, whole genome shotgun sequence. Protein-coding genes within it:
- the LOC139494166 gene encoding F-box and leucine-rich repeat protein 13-like isoform X3 → MAASMKSSNPELKTYLRSNKLPDVYEALLTGLAIMCPEDPLQFLLDKLKFLTEGGLEELNWDMFVDEGMRPVAKIITESNLDFIFNLDDESMIGAHDRPTPEMYHMAYQHYNTFLKNMCYRAWLQYYLNKKLKKTNVSGKMLKASNHHSQRLMKEHFVVWKEWLRYRKGCQAMFFQVIQKVWHLAIARVIFNEWKITTEQAKNQREYFERLERGENLNDEDGFGSTGDARDSISWLDRSVAVRIFKNVDIADLSRCSRVCRSWKVIITNSSAIWNRIDFSQVKNKVTDKVATKHLMKWRPYLIHVNLRGCTKLGEPTFRGISECRNLQDLNLSQCTGVNDDSMKIALQGCKILLYLNVSLTNITDATLRNISKFSQHLQFLSLAYCKSFTDRGLMYLASAKCSKKLEYLDISGCLQITPDGFKGLANGCINLQTLIINDFPTLTDECVIALANKCTKIHTVSVLGSPLLTDESFKKLAQHKRLKKLKTEGNQRISDVAMKSIGQCQGLTHLYITDCQRLTDASLKQLTSCKELRVANFADCVRISDGGVRPLTDGDSADKIRELNLTNCIRVSELSVINMLKKLKHLTYVSLCFCDHISENGIEILGQMHSLTSLDISGCKVTDKSLSLLGNNYRLRDVTLSECIDITDLGLEKFTQQCKEIERLDLSHCWQITDGAIKNLAFCCQNLNALNLCGCKNITNMSIQYLSGVCKYLNTLDISGCLHISDKSLKYLRKGCKKLKSLTMLYCKEISKSKVQKRLAYIQTVVYSDEPVPNWFRNHSLKD